A section of the Puniceicoccaceae bacterium genome encodes:
- a CDS encoding putative capsular polysaccharide synthesis family protein produces the protein MNNYKCQINNATMRLDSPVVVYQMGKVGSSSIYESLRRLYNNKNVYHVHYLNPKYISRIVEKRTRLGLSIPGHIQTSQLVRELIRSESENLKFISLVRDPFSRNLSAFFENIDNFLQHTGTIYFRARAIDNIPNESPVRHGIFEALDSISGREYCTSVAFYRDVQNESGLVINDIEKQIISNHCMALDESSVEGLIKKFISSYNHKVPLLWFDREPKIVLGIDVLKQNFEKDSGFSIYKNRNFELLVLKCEIADYQKEEIVRGFLNIDRFELEKKNVGTSKHYNNIYKIFQQSIRFPQVFVDHICSSEYVKHFYSDEEIHSMMMRWS, from the coding sequence GTGAATAATTATAAGTGTCAAATCAATAATGCTACAATGAGATTGGATTCTCCGGTCGTTGTTTATCAGATGGGAAAAGTCGGTTCGTCATCGATATATGAAAGCTTGCGTAGGTTGTACAACAACAAGAATGTGTATCATGTACACTATCTAAATCCGAAATATATTAGCCGAATAGTCGAGAAACGCACTAGGCTTGGGCTTTCTATTCCCGGTCACATTCAAACAAGTCAATTGGTTCGGGAATTAATTCGATCAGAATCGGAAAATCTAAAATTTATTTCCTTGGTCAGAGATCCATTTTCCAGAAACCTATCGGCATTCTTTGAAAATATTGATAACTTTTTGCAACACACTGGTACTATCTATTTTCGGGCAAGAGCAATAGATAATATTCCAAATGAATCTCCCGTTCGTCATGGAATTTTCGAGGCGTTGGATTCAATAAGCGGTCGAGAATATTGCACTTCAGTTGCTTTTTATCGTGATGTTCAAAATGAATCTGGGTTGGTTATTAACGATATCGAGAAGCAAATAATATCAAACCATTGCATGGCTTTAGATGAAAGCAGTGTTGAGGGTTTGATCAAAAAATTTATATCGAGTTATAATCATAAAGTCCCCTTGTTGTGGTTCGATAGGGAGCCAAAAATTGTGTTGGGTATAGATGTCCTGAAACAGAATTTTGAGAAGGATAGCGGTTTTTCAATCTATAAAAATCGCAATTTTGAACTGCTTGTTTTGAAGTGTGAAATTGCGGACTATCAAAAAGAAGAAATTGTTAGAGGCTTCCTAAATATAGATAGGTTTGAATTGGAAAAAAAGAATGTAGGAACATCAAAACATTACAATAATATTTATAAAATTTTTCAGCAAAGCATACGTTTTCCACAGGTTTTTGTGGATCATATTTGTTCTTCGGAATATGTTAAACATTTTTATTCTGACGAAGAAATTCACAGTATGATGATGCGGTGGTCGTAG